In Sphingomonas crocodyli, a genomic segment contains:
- a CDS encoding alpha/beta fold hydrolase, whose translation MSNFVTTKDGVEIFYKDWGSKDAQPIMFHHGWPLSADDWDGQMLFFLSKGYRVIAHDRRGHGRSQQVDFGHDMAHYAADAAAVAEHLDLRNAIHIGHSTGGGEVAAYVARHGIPQGRVAKAVLVSAVPPIMLKTDRYPGGLPIEVFDGLRAGLAANRADFFRAVASGPFYGYNREGADVKPAVIDNWWRQGMMGSALAHYEGIKAFSETDQTDDLKAISVPTLVLHGDDDQVVPYKNAGLLQAELLPNPTLKIYEGYSHGMLTVNADVLNADILAFIQG comes from the coding sequence ATGAGCAACTTTGTCACCACCAAGGACGGCGTCGAAATCTTCTACAAGGATTGGGGTTCGAAGGACGCGCAGCCGATCATGTTCCATCATGGCTGGCCGCTGTCGGCCGACGATTGGGACGGGCAGATGCTGTTCTTCCTGTCGAAGGGCTATCGCGTCATCGCGCATGATCGCCGTGGTCATGGCCGCTCGCAGCAGGTCGATTTCGGGCATGACATGGCGCACTACGCCGCCGATGCCGCCGCGGTCGCCGAACATCTCGACCTGCGCAACGCCATCCACATCGGCCACTCGACCGGCGGTGGCGAAGTCGCGGCCTATGTCGCCCGTCACGGCATCCCGCAGGGCCGCGTCGCCAAGGCGGTGCTGGTGAGCGCGGTTCCCCCGATCATGCTCAAGACCGATCGTTATCCGGGCGGCCTGCCGATCGAGGTGTTCGATGGCCTGCGCGCCGGCCTTGCCGCCAACCGCGCCGATTTCTTCCGCGCCGTCGCCTCCGGTCCCTTCTACGGCTACAATCGCGAAGGCGCCGACGTGAAGCCGGCCGTGATCGACAATTGGTGGCGCCAGGGCATGATGGGCAGCGCGCTCGCCCATTATGAAGGCATCAAGGCGTTCTCCGAGACCGATCAGACCGACGATCTCAAGGCGATCAGCGTGCCGACCCTCGTTCTCCACGGCGACGACGATCAGGTCGTGCCGTACAAGAATGCCGGGCTGCTGCAGGCCGAACTGCTGCCGAACCCGACCCTCAAGATTTACGAGGGCTATTCGCACGGCATGCTGACGGTGAATGCCGACGTGCTCAACGCCGACATCCTCGCCTTCATTCAGGGCTGA
- the fahA gene encoding fumarylacetoacetase has translation MIDETHDSARTSWVESANGHADFPIQNLPYGIFSAKEGGRRAGVAIGDMILDLPAIAERLPDTVRDAIGQPTLNALFALPGEDRRLLRKALSAMLADDRHRKALEPHLHPATECTLHLPAAIGDYTDFYVGIHHANNIGRQFRPDNPLLPNYKYVPIGYHGRASSVRASNVPVVRPNGQRKAPDADVPDYGPTRRLDYELEIGVWIGAGNALGQPIAIGEAGRHVAGFCLLNDWSARDFQAWEYQPLGPFLAKNFHSTVSPWVVTAEAMAPFRIAQPPRPEGDPAPLPYLFDEEDQAEGALNLTLEVYLSTAKMRADGVAPMRLSRGPASNMYWTVQQIVTHHASNGCNLNPGDLLGTGTISAPTKDGFGSLMEISAGGKEPVALPTGETRTFLEDGDEVILRATASAEGRASIGFGECRAVITPAP, from the coding sequence ATGATCGACGAGACCCACGATTCCGCCCGCACGAGCTGGGTCGAGAGCGCGAACGGCCATGCCGATTTCCCGATCCAGAACCTGCCTTATGGCATCTTTTCGGCGAAGGAAGGCGGGCGCCGCGCCGGCGTGGCGATCGGCGACATGATCCTCGATCTGCCCGCGATCGCCGAACGCCTGCCCGATACGGTGCGCGACGCGATCGGCCAGCCGACGCTCAACGCCTTGTTCGCGCTGCCGGGCGAAGATCGGCGGCTGCTGCGCAAGGCGCTGTCGGCGATGCTGGCGGACGATCGGCACAGGAAGGCGCTGGAGCCGCATCTCCATCCGGCGACGGAGTGCACTCTGCACCTGCCGGCCGCGATCGGCGACTATACCGATTTCTATGTCGGCATTCACCACGCCAACAATATCGGCCGCCAGTTCCGGCCCGATAACCCCCTGCTCCCCAACTATAAATATGTGCCGATCGGCTATCATGGTCGCGCATCATCGGTGCGGGCGTCGAACGTGCCGGTGGTACGGCCCAACGGGCAGCGCAAGGCGCCCGATGCCGACGTGCCCGACTATGGCCCCACCCGACGGCTCGATTACGAACTCGAAATCGGCGTGTGGATCGGCGCGGGCAACGCGCTTGGCCAGCCGATCGCGATCGGCGAAGCGGGGCGGCATGTCGCGGGCTTCTGCCTGCTCAACGACTGGTCGGCGCGCGATTTTCAGGCGTGGGAGTATCAGCCGCTCGGGCCGTTCCTGGCCAAGAATTTCCATTCGACCGTCTCGCCCTGGGTCGTGACCGCCGAGGCAATGGCGCCCTTCCGCATCGCGCAGCCGCCGCGCCCCGAAGGCGATCCGGCGCCCCTGCCCTATCTGTTCGATGAGGAGGATCAGGCGGAGGGCGCGCTGAACCTGACGCTCGAAGTCTATCTCTCGACCGCGAAGATGCGCGCCGATGGCGTCGCGCCGATGCGTCTGAGCCGCGGCCCCGCGTCCAACATGTACTGGACCGTCCAGCAGATCGTGACGCACCACGCGTCGAACGGGTGCAACCTCAATCCGGGCGACCTGCTGGGCACCGGCACGATCTCCGCGCCGACGAAGGACGGCTTCGGGAGCCTGATGGAGATTTCGGCGGGCGGGAAGGAGCCGGTGGCGCTGCCTACCGGCGAGACGCGCACCTTTCTGGAGGATGGCGACGAGGTGATCCTGCGCGCGACCGCATCGGCGGAGGGGCGCGCCTCGATCGGCTTTGGCGAGTGCCGCGCGGTGATTACGCCGGCACCGTAA
- the hmgA gene encoding homogentisate 1,2-dioxygenase: MLTGFGNHFATEAVPGALPVGQNSPQKVPFGLYAEQLSGTAFTAPRHENRRSWLYRIRPSANHAAFVPYDGGGLLRAPDGPVSPNRLRWDPLPITGTATDFIDGLTTYAGNEGCGVHLYAINRAMNARAFANADGEMLIVPQEGRLRLTTEMGAFDVEPLQIALIPRGVRFCVDPVDGAARGYVCENYGTAFRLPDLGPIGSNGLANPRDFETPVAAYEDEDRPTELVMKFEGKLWTTTIDHSPFDVVAWHGNLAPCRYDLRRFNVMNTVSFDHPDPSIFTVLTSPSDTPGTANIDFVIFPPRWMVAEGTFRPPWFHRNIMSEFMGLITGAYDAKVGGFAPGGASLHNRMGAHGPDRASYEAAVAADLKPHRIANTMAFMFESRHVFRPTRFAMETPLLQPDYDACWSDFPKAELPR; this comes from the coding sequence ATGCTGACGGGCTTCGGAAACCATTTCGCCACGGAGGCGGTGCCGGGCGCGCTGCCGGTGGGGCAGAATTCGCCGCAGAAGGTGCCGTTCGGGCTGTACGCCGAGCAGTTGTCGGGAACGGCCTTCACCGCGCCGCGCCACGAGAACCGGCGCAGCTGGCTCTATCGCATCCGGCCATCGGCGAACCATGCGGCATTTGTGCCTTATGATGGCGGCGGCCTGCTGCGCGCGCCCGACGGGCCGGTGAGCCCCAACCGGCTGCGCTGGGATCCGTTGCCGATCACCGGGACGGCGACGGACTTCATCGACGGCCTCACGACCTATGCGGGCAATGAGGGCTGCGGGGTTCATCTCTACGCGATCAACCGCGCGATGAACGCGCGCGCCTTCGCCAATGCGGACGGCGAGATGCTGATCGTCCCGCAGGAGGGGCGGCTGCGGCTGACGACCGAGATGGGGGCGTTCGATGTAGAACCGCTCCAGATCGCGCTGATCCCGCGGGGCGTGCGCTTCTGCGTCGATCCGGTCGATGGCGCGGCGCGCGGTTATGTGTGCGAGAACTATGGCACCGCCTTCCGCCTGCCCGATCTCGGCCCGATCGGATCGAACGGCCTCGCCAATCCGCGCGACTTCGAGACGCCGGTCGCGGCCTATGAAGATGAGGATAGGCCGACCGAGCTGGTGATGAAGTTCGAAGGCAAGCTGTGGACCACGACGATCGACCATTCGCCGTTCGATGTCGTCGCGTGGCACGGCAATCTCGCGCCCTGCCGATACGATCTGCGCCGGTTCAATGTGATGAACACGGTCAGCTTCGATCATCCCGATCCGTCGATCTTTACGGTGCTGACGTCGCCCAGCGACACGCCGGGCACCGCCAATATCGACTTCGTGATCTTCCCGCCGCGCTGGATGGTGGCGGAGGGGACGTTCCGGCCGCCGTGGTTCCACAGGAACATCATGTCGGAATTCATGGGCCTGATCACCGGCGCCTATGATGCGAAGGTCGGCGGGTTCGCGCCGGGCGGGGCGTCGCTCCACAACCGCATGGGCGCGCATGGCCCCGATCGCGCGAGTTACGAGGCGGCGGTCGCTGCCGATCTGAAGCCGCACAGGATCGCCAACACGATGGCCTTCATGTTCGAAAGCCGCCACGTCTTCCGACCGACGCGCTTCGCGATGGAGACGCCCCTGCTCCAGCCGGATTATGATGCCTGCTGGTCCGATTTCCCCAAGGCGGAGCTGCCGCGATGA
- the hppD gene encoding 4-hydroxyphenylpyruvate dioxygenase — MAEDANPLGLNGFEFVEFTSPDPEAMAAQFEQLGFVPTHRHPRKNITRYKQGRINLMLNRDDAGRVAAFRGEHGPSASAMAFRVADPAAAMTWALEHGAKRTDEDDTVIQGIGGSYLYFIKDGDDLYADWAEFPGWREAEAANSVGLDLLDHLTHNVRRGQMRVWSEFYRTLFNFEEQKFFDIKGKATGLFSQAMIAPDHAIRIPLNESQDETSQIEEFIREYKGEGIQHLALTTGNIYDTVEKLRARGVRLQDTIETYYELVDKRVPGHGEDLDRLKRNRILIDGSVERDEGILLQIFTENMFGPIFFEIIQRKGNEGFGNGNFQALFESIELDQIRRGVIAVDA, encoded by the coding sequence ATGGCTGAGGATGCCAACCCGTTGGGCCTCAATGGCTTCGAGTTCGTCGAGTTCACCTCGCCCGATCCCGAGGCGATGGCCGCGCAGTTCGAGCAGCTGGGCTTCGTCCCCACGCACCGCCACCCGCGCAAGAACATCACCCGATACAAGCAGGGGCGCATCAACCTGATGCTCAACCGCGACGATGCGGGCCGGGTCGCGGCGTTCCGGGGCGAGCATGGTCCGTCGGCCAGCGCGATGGCCTTCCGCGTCGCCGATCCGGCGGCGGCGATGACATGGGCGCTGGAGCATGGCGCCAAGCGGACAGACGAGGACGACACCGTGATCCAGGGGATTGGCGGCTCCTACCTCTACTTCATCAAGGATGGCGACGATCTCTACGCCGACTGGGCCGAATTCCCCGGCTGGCGCGAGGCGGAGGCGGCGAACTCGGTCGGTCTCGACCTGCTCGACCACCTGACCCACAATGTCCGGCGCGGGCAGATGCGAGTGTGGAGCGAGTTCTACCGCACGCTTTTCAATTTCGAGGAGCAGAAGTTCTTCGACATCAAGGGCAAGGCGACCGGGCTGTTCAGCCAGGCGATGATCGCGCCGGATCACGCGATCCGCATCCCGCTGAACGAAAGCCAGGACGAGACCAGCCAGATCGAGGAGTTCATCCGCGAATATAAGGGCGAGGGCATCCAGCACCTCGCGCTGACCACCGGCAATATCTACGACACGGTCGAAAAGCTGCGTGCGCGCGGCGTGCGGCTGCAGGACACGATCGAGACCTATTACGAGCTGGTGGACAAGCGCGTGCCCGGCCACGGCGAGGATCTGGACCGCCTGAAGCGCAACCGCATCCTGATCGACGGCAGCGTCGAACGCGACGAAGGCATCCTGCTGCAGATCTTCACCGAGAATATGTTCGGCCCGATCTTCTTCGAGATCATCCAGCGCAAGGGCAATGAAGGCTTCGGCAACGGCAATTTCCAGGCGCTGTTCGAGTCGATAGAACTCGATCAGATCCGGCGCGGCGTGATCGCGGTCGACGCCTGA